Proteins encoded in a region of the Sugiyamaella lignohabitans strain CBS 10342 chromosome B, complete sequence genome:
- the MRN1 gene encoding Mrn1p (RNA-binding protein that may be involved in translational regulation; binds specific categories of mRNAs, including those that contain upstream open reading frames (uORFs) and internal ribosome entry sites (IRES); interacts genetically with chromatin remodelers and splicing factors, linking chromatin state, splicing and as a result mRNA maturation; GO_component: GO:0005737 - cytoplasm [Evidence IEA,IEA]; GO_component: GO:0005737 - cytoplasm [Evidence IDA] [PMID 14562095]; GO_component: GO:0005737 - cytoplasm [Evidence IDA] [PMID 23028530]; GO_component: GO:0000932 - cytoplasmic mRNA processing body [Evidence IDA] [PMID 23222640]; GO_component: GO:0005634 - nucleus [Evidence IDA] [PMID 23028530]; GO_function: GO:0003723 - RNA binding [Evidence IEA]; GO_function: GO:0003729 - mRNA binding [Evidence IDA] [PMID 23222640]; GO_function: GO:0003676 - nucleic acid binding [Evidence IEA]; GO_function: GO:0000166 - nucleotide binding [Evidence IEA]; GO_process: GO:0006338 - chromatin remodeling [Evidence IGI] [PMID 23028530]; GO_process: GO:0000398 - mRNA splicing, via spliceosome [Evidence IGI] [PMID 23028530]; GO_process: GO:0006417 - regulation of translation [Evidence IEA]): protein MMPSSSYSASNADAGASSATVASSTTNTTANASTTSTTSNTTPSVTAAAAATAESSANPSADTSVTTSSEGESAEPDALNENASSSHSSSSINMTASAANSVPYSPMAQYDLPFTPMLPSQLLFGSPFQPGTPAIGQFGSFSAANPVSPAAAALAAANGMNSKSPSSPSSVAAAAAAANYLQQQYYSSQIDLENHSRTIYLGNVPVDATAEQILNHVRSGVVENIKIIPEKTCAFVSFLDHSSAAHFHADAVLKKLSINGQDIKIGWGRSSPVPSAVSLAVAHDGASRNVYLGNLPDDITEHDIYNAVSKFGPIDTIKLIREKNIGFVHFLSIATATKVVAQLPQVPEWSNRKVFYGKDRCAYISKTQQQNAAQYLGIASGFEHVLANVDREVLSNALAQQSAAAVAVATTAGGANNIGNRTIYLGNVHPETTIEEICNVVRGGLLHNIRYIPERHICFVTFIDPTAAAQFFAMANIQGLSIHNRRLKVGWGKHSGPLMSAISLAVTAGASRNVYIGNIDDNWPEAKLRKDFSEFGEIEQINFLPEKSCAFVNFTDITNAIKAIEGIKEKDEYKQFKINFGKDRCGNSPRVPNQQAAAAAAAVSTNGEARDGTSGDASSPPAGSDQDRVSPSILATSSRSQALAQYLSQAQHEQYMYAAAMAAAVDQARYQQHHLHHQLYSNGRDYYFSHGKNYYGDVSDEGDNENDGEISNDEADESKATAQQDLEDDEVSNTTLGELSPLPEDKAKSDLTTSLENIKIDSSTTVYGLAIES, encoded by the coding sequence ATGATGCCGTCTAGTTCATATTCCGCCAGtaatgctgatgctggtgcttcCTCTGCGACCGTTGCGTCCTCCACTACCAATACTACTGCTAATGCTAGCACTACTAGCACCACTTCAAATACTACTCCTAGtgtcactgctgctgctgctgctactgctgagTCATCGGCAAATCCGTCTGCTGACACGTCTGTTACAACCTCGTCTGAAGGCGAGTCTGCTGAACCCGACGCCTTGAATGAAAATGCGTCGTCTTCTCACAGTTCCTCGTCTATTAATATGACGGCATCGGCTGCCAACTCTGTGCCATATTCTCCAATGGCTCAGTATGACCTTCCTTTTACCCCTATGCTCCCCTCTCAACTACTATTTGGCTCTCCCTTCCAACCAGGCACGCCGGCCATCGGCCAGTTTGGCTCGTTTTCCGCTGCTAATCCTGTTTctcctgccgctgctgctctagctgctgccaatggtaTGAACTCCAAGTCTCCCTCGTCTCCATCTTCcgtagcagcagctgcagcggCTGCAAACTaccttcaacaacaatactACTCATCTCAAATTGACCTGGAAAACCACTCGCGTACTATATACCTGGGCAATGTTCCAGTTGATGCCACTGCTGAACAGATTCTTAACCACGTGCGTTCAGGTGTTGTTGAAAACATTAAAATCATCCCTGAAAAAACTTGTGCATTTGTGTCATTCCTCGACCattcttctgctgctcaTTTCcatgctgatgctgttttGAAGAAACTGTCGATTAATGGTCAGGACATCAAAATAGGCTGGGGAAGGTCGTCTCCAGTTCCTTCTGCCGTTTCTTTGGCTGTGGCCCATGATGGCGCCTCGAGAAACGTTTACCTGGGCAATCTGCCCGACGATATCACCGAACATGACATTTATAACGCAGTTTCCAAGTTCGGTCCTATTGACACTATCAAGCTGATTCGTGAGAAAAATATCGGATTTGTCCACTTCCTCAGTATAGCCACTGCTACTAAAGTAGTGGCCCAGTTACCTCAAGTGCCCGAGTGGTCTAATCGCAAGGTATTCTATGGTAAAGATAGATGTGCATATATTTCCAAgactcagcagcaaaatGCCGCTCAGTATCTTGGAATTGCTTCTGGATTCGAACATGTTCTTGCTAATGTCGACCGCGAGGTGCTATCAAACGCTCTTGCCCAACAATCGGCTGCCGCTGTTGCAGTTGCTACgactgctggtggtgctaaTAACATTGGCAACCGTACTATTTATCTTGGAAACGTCCACCCAGAGACTACTATTGAAGAAATCTGCAACGTTGTACGAGGTGGCCTTCTTCACAACATTCGATATATTCCCGAGCGACATATTTGTTTCGTGACGTTCATAGACCCCACTGCCGCTGCTCAGTTCTTTGCCATGGCTAATATTCAAGGTTTGTCGATTCATAATCGACGATTAAAGGTTGGTTGGGGTAAACACTCTGGTCCATTAATGAGTGCCATTTCTCTAGCTGTGactgctggtgctagtaGAAACGTGTATATCGGGAACATCGACGATAACTGGCCCGAAGCCAAGCTACGTAAGGACTTTTCCGAGTTTGGTGAGATTGAGCAAATCAATTTCCTGCCTGAAAAGTCGTGTGCTTTTGTCAACTTCACTGATATCACCAATGCCATCAAGGCCATTGAAGGtatcaaggagaaggaCGAGTACAAGCAGTTTAAAATCAACTTCGGCAAAGACCGGTGTGGAAACAGTCCTCGAGTCCCCAATCAacaggctgctgccgctgcagctgctgtttctacGAATGGCGAGGCGAGAGATGGTACCAGTGGCGATGCATCGAGTCCACCAGCCGGGTCAGATCAAGACCGTGTGTCGCCATCGATCCTGGCCACCTCGTCCCGCAGCCAGGCACTAGCCCAGTACCTGTCACAAGCCCAACACGAGCAATACATGTATGCCGCTGccatggctgctgctgttgaccAGGCCAGATACCAACAACACCACCTGCACCATCAGCTATACTCCAATGGCAGAGACTACTACTTCTCGCACGGTAAAAACTACTACGGCGATGTCAGCGACGAGGGCGACAACGAAAACGACGGCGAGATCTCCAATGACGAAGCCGACGAGTCCAAAGCCACCGCACAACAAGACCtagaagatgacgaggtcAGCAACACCACACTCGGCGAGCTGTCTCCCCTGCCCGAAGACAAGGCCAAGTCCGACCTGACCACCAGCCTCGAGAACATCAAAATCGACAGTAGCACCACTGTCTACGGCCTGGCCATCGAGTCGTAG